In Limanda limanda chromosome 21, fLimLim1.1, whole genome shotgun sequence, a genomic segment contains:
- the pts gene encoding 6-pyruvoyl tetrahydrobiopterin synthase produces the protein MAGSVTSDSSAERVGYITRIQSFSACHRLHSIHLSDEENKKVYGKCNNPHGHGHNYKVEVTVRGKIDRVTGMVMNLTDLKRCIEDVIMTPLDHKNLDKDVPYFASIVSTTENVAVYIWDNMVKALLPNLLYEIKIHETDKNIVVYRGE, from the exons aTGGCCGGATCCGTCACCAGCGACAGCTCCGCGGAGCGTGTGGGATACATCACCCGCATCCAGAGCTTCAGCGCCTGCCACCGGCTCCACAG CATCCACCTGAGTGACGAAGAGAATAAAAAAGTCTATGGAAAGTGCAACAACCCTCATGGTCATGGACACAACTACAAAG TGGAGGTTACGGTGCGGGGAAAG ATTGATCGTGTCACCGGCATGGTCATGAACCTGACTGACTTAAAGAGATGCATTGAG GACGTCATCATGACTCCACTGGACCATAAAAACCTGGACAAGGACGTTCCATACTTTGCCAGCATTGTCAG CACCACTGAGAACGTGGCTGTTTACATTTGGGACAACATGGTGAAGGCTCTGCTGCCCAACCTGCTCTACGAGATCAAGATCCACGAGACAGATAAGAACATTGTCGTGTATCGAGGAGAATAG
- the LOC133028304 gene encoding glucagon-like peptide 2 receptor, with product MPTLLPSWHKRTWTALLLVIVLVIFSHQVTGSVLESLIAKRIAYWENCNRTLVHSTPKTGNYCNGTFDTFVCWPHSSPGNVSVPCPSYLPWISEDVSRRAHRECLENGKWRQRDNSSEPWRADAECKEDQFFKDKEDEMLRQTALRLISVIGYSLSLTSLTLATLLMGMLRKLHCTRNYIHMNLFVSFILRAVAVISKEIVLYIMYSNLPKDDPGWKSYSSSATAFMCKFSKVCMEYFVACNYFWLLVEAVFLHTLLFTAVLTKRRLLKKYMMLGWGTPVLFVTPWTVVKIIYENTECWSIVNRWFWWIIRGPITLSVLVIFFIFIKILMLLLSKLKADQVKFTDYRYSLARATLVLIPLLGVHEVVFTVLIDECVEGNSRYARNFLNLTLSSFQGFLVAVLYCFANGEVQAELKKRWQLFLFTNPFQVRGCFRGAPLKHLWKCTRGHRPPCSRQNDSCNESGTYTTHPHQHQVAVHGGCGGLGLGEVKGQGLKDCNVTGLDLLTRKSLSSSDGEMTLGETLEEILEESEF from the exons ATGCCAACCCTGCTGCCAAGCTGGCACAAGAGGACCTGGACCGCACTCCTGCTCGTAATCGTCCTTGTTATCTTCAGCCACCAG GTGACAGGCTCGGTGCTTGAAAGTCTCATAGCTAAACGAATTGCGTACTGGGAGAACTGCAACAGAACTCTGGTGCACTCAACCCCGAAAACAG GAAACTACTGCAATGGAACATTTGACACGTTTGTCTGTTGGCCTCATTCATCTCCAGGGAATGTGTCGGTCCCCTGTCCATCTTACCTGCCATGGATAAGTGAGG ATGTCTCCAGGAGGGCACACAGAGAGTGTttagaaaatggaaaatggcGACAGAGGGACAATTCCTCTGAACCCTGGAGAGCTGACGCAGAGTGTAAGGAAGACCAGTTCTTTAAGGACAAG gagGATGAAATGCTTCGCCAGACAGCCCTCAGGCTCATCTCTGTTATTGGCTATTCCCTGTCCCTGACCTCCCTCACACTGGCCACTCTCCTGATGGGCATGCTGAG GAAGCTCCACTGCACCAGGAACTACATCCACATGAATCTGTTTGTGTCGTTCATCCTGAGAGCCGTGGCTGTCATCTCCAAGGAAATCGTATTATACATCATGTATTCCAACCTGCCCAAGGACGACCCCGGGTGGAAGTCCTACTCAAGCTCTGCA ACAGCGTTTATGTGCAAATTCTCCAAAGTGTGCATGGAATACTTTGTGGCCTGTAACTACTTCTGGCTCCTGGTCGAGGCCGTCTTCCTCCACACGCTTCTCTTCACCGCCGTGCTGACTAAGAGACGACTGCTGAAGAAGTACATGATGCTGGGATGGG gaaCTCCAGTCTTATTCGTGACACCATGGACCGTCGTCAAGATTAtatatgaaaacacaga ATGCTGGTCAATCGTGAACCGATGGTTCTGGTGGATAATAAGGGGCCCGATTACTTTGTCAGTGCTC GTGATCTTCTTCATATTCATCAAgatcctgatgctgctgctgtccaaGCTGAAGGCAGATCAGGTGAAATTTACAGACTACAGATACAG CTTGGCAAGAGCAACACTGGTCCTGATTCCTCTGCTGGGAGTCCATGAAGTGGTCTTTACAGTGCTGATAGATGAATGTGTGGAGGGCAACAGTCGCTACGCCAGGAACTTCCTCAACCTCACCCTCAGCTCTTTCCAG ggTTTCTTGGTTGCTGTGCTGTACTGTTTTGCTAACGGAGAG GTCCAAGCTGAGCTGAAGAAGCGCTGGCAGCTTTTCCTGTTCACCAACCCCTTCCAGGTCAGGGGCTGTTTTAGGGGCGCGCCTCTTAAGCACCTGTGGAAGTGCACTCGAGGGCACCGCCCCCCCTGCTCCAGGCAGAATGACTCTTGCAATGAGAGTGGAACTTACACAACTCACCCGCACCAGCATCAGGTGGCTGTACATGGAGGATGTGGAGGGCTTGGATTAGgagaggttaaaggtcagggGCTGAAGGACTGTAACGTGACAGGGCTTGACCTTCTCACCAGGAAGAGCCTGTCCAGCAGTGATGGGGAGATGACACTCGGAGAGACCTTGGAGGAAATTCTGGAGGAGAGCGAGTTCTGA